A segment of the Paraburkholderia fungorum genome:
CCATCAGATCGGACGACCCGAGCGCGCTCGCCGCGAGCGTCAGAAACGACATGCCCAGCCGATGCGATCCACCCTGTGGATTGGCCTCGATCAATTCGGCCGCTTTCAGCGAGTCGAGCAGACGCATGACCGTTACGCGGTTCACGTTGATCTGCCGCGCGACGTCGCTGAGATTCGCGGTCGAACCGCCCTCGGCAATGAAGCGCAGCAGGCGGAACGCGCGTTCCACCGGCGATGCCGAGTTGTCACCAGTCTTCGGATTGTCGGATGGTTCTGTCATCTATACGCGTTCATGTGTTAGCGCGGTTTTGCACGGCTGGTCACGCCAGCGGCACGGACCACGCATCGTAACCGTAGACCCAATCGGCGTTACCGCCGGTCTTGAGCCAGTTGTTGCCGCGCGAACCGATCTGGATTTTCGCCGTGCGTTCCTGACGCGCGCGTTCGTAGTGAGACAACGCGACGCCGAGGCCGTCCGGTGAAACATCGGTCAAAGCACGCGACAGCACGACCGCATCTTCGATCGCCATGCCTGCGCCTTGCGCCATGAACGGCATCATCGGATGGCAGGCGTCGCCGAGCAGCGCCATGCGTTCGCCGGTCCATTTCGGCAGCGGATCGCGAATATACAACGCCGACGCGAGCACCGTGTCGCACGCGGCGAGCAATGCCTTTGCTTCAGGATGAAACGCGGCGTACGCGCTTCTCAGTGCGTCGGGGTCGCCCGGCGCGGTCCACGATTCGTTGGTCCAGTCGCTCTGCGACGTGGTCGCGAAGATGAACACGTCGCGACCACGGTTCAGCGGGAACGTGACGATCTGCAGATCGTCGGTCGGCCCCCACCATTTGACGAACGCGCCGAGATCGCCGCCGCTCAGCCGTTCCGCCGGCACCACCGCGCGATACGACACGATGCCGGTGAACTGCGGACGCTCGTCGCCGAACAGGAATTTGCGCACGCCGGAGTGGATGCCGTCCGCGCCGAGCAGCAGGTCGAACGCGTTCGTCGAGCCGTCGGCGAGCGTAACGGTCGCGCTGTCTTTGGTCTGGTCGAACGAGACGGTGCGCTTGCCGAGTTGAAGCTCGCCGGGCTGAAGCGAGTGCTCAAGCGCCGTCATCACGTCCGCGCGATGCATCGTCAATTGCGGCGCGCCGTATTTGCGCTCCGCTTCGTCCGACATCGCGAGACGCGAGGTCTCCTCGCCGGTGTCCCACATCCGGCTGATGCGCGCGTTGGGCCGCGCCGCCGTCTCGCGCAATTGCGCGCCGACGCCGAGCCCGTCGAGCGCGCGGACCGCATTCGGCGTCAGGTTGATATCCGCCCCGACGCGCCCGAAGCGCTCCGCCTGCTCGAACACGGTGACCCGATGCCCCGCCTTGCGCAAAGCGATTGCCGCCGCCAGCCCGCCAATCCCGCCACCGATGATTCCGATCTTCAGCATGTCTTTTCTCACTTTGTGTCACGTCAGCGCGCTCTATCTGTTCATTTTTGAACATATAGAACATAAATGAACATGCATTCTGGGCAAGATTATTTTTGACGGCAAGCAGAAAAAAACCAGGAAAAACCCGCCCCATCGGGCGAACGAAGCGCAGCAGCGCGTGAGACGAACGGCAACCTTTTTGGATTTTGAGGAGGTTGTGCGAACCAGGGGCGTCGCCAAGAATTTGCTCATCGCTGGCAGTGCGCGACTACGGCGCCGCCAGGTTTTCAACCTTCGAGGACACAAAACATGTTGAGTCACGAAAAGAACAAGCTGCTGACCGAAGTGGGTCCGGGCACACCGATGGGCGACTATCTGCGCCGCTACTGGCACCCGGTCGCGGGAGTCAGCGAATTCGACCAGAAATCCGTACGGCCGATTCGCCTGTTCGGCGAGGACCTCGTGCTGTTCAAGGATCTGGGCGGCAAATTCGGCCTGGTGCAACGGCGTTGCCCGCATCGCAATGCGGACCTCGCGTTCGGCTTCGTCGAACAATGTGGTCTGCGTTGCGCGTATCACGGCTGGGAGTTCGATGCGAAAGGCCAGTGCACGCATCAGCCGTATGAAGAGATTGTCGATGTCGACGCACGGCTTCGTCAGAAGACGAAGATCACCGCGTATGAAGTGCGCGCGAAGGCCGGCATGATCTGGGCGTATATGGGTCCCGCGCCCGCACCGGAATTGCCGGATTGGGAGCCCTTCAACTATACGAACGGCTTCGCGCAGGTCGTGATGGCGGAGATTCCGTGCAACTGGTTTCAATGCCAGGAAAACTCGATCGATCCGATCCACTTCGAGTGGACGCATAACAACTGGACCGAGCGTCAGCAGGACAGTCACTCCGAACATGTGCCGACGCACCTGAGCACGAAGTACGAGGAGTTCGACTACGGCTTCGTCTACAAGCGTCTGCGCGCGCATGAAACCGAACAGAACCCGATGTGGACCACCGGACGCGTGACGTTGTGGCCGAATGCGTTTTATCTCGGACACCACTTCGAATGGCGCGTGCCTATTGACGATGAAAACACGCTGAGTCTGCTGTGGGTATTCAACAAGGTGCCGAAGGAACAGGAGCCGTACGTGCAGGAGAAGATTCCCTCCTGGTACGGACCCATACGCGATGAAAACGGCGACTGGATCACGAGCCACGTCGCGAATCAGGACTTCGCTGCATGGGTCGGCCAGGGTGCCATTACCGATCGCACGAAAGAGACACTCGGTGCGAGCGATCGCGGCATCGTGATGCTGCGTCGACGCTTCTTCGAAGAACTCGAAGCCGTCGCGGAAGGCAAGACGCCGAAGGGTTTGATCACGGATAGCGCGGCGAATCACAACGTCTTTCTGCCGTCGGCATGTCGCGACGAAATGCTCGGCGGCATGACGCGTGAGGCGTTATCGGCGCATCCGCTGCTCGGTGCGTATCTGCGCGATTTCATCGGGCAATACGGACAGCCCGACCATGTTCGCGACGCGTATGAAGCGGCGATTGGGCAGAAGGTGAACCGCGCGCGGTTCTTCTCCGTACACGGTGCGCGTCAGAAAGAAGAAGCCGAGTCGACCTGACGGCGTGTCGAAGCAATCTATCGAGAGTCTGAACATATGGACGAGCAAACAGCCGGCGGCACGACAGCGCGAACCGCGAGCCTCAGCGCGCGGATTCGCACGATACGTCACGAAGCAGAGCGGGTTCTCAGTATCGAACTCGTGCCGGTAAATGGAGACGTATTACCGCCGTTCGCGCCAGGCGCGCATATCGACCTGCATCTGTCGAATGGCATCACGCGCAGTTATTCGCTGGTCAATTCGCCGGATGACACCGGCCGCTATGTGATCGGCGTGCTGAACGACGAGAAGAGCCGCGGCGGTTCACGCTACGTGCACGAGCAATTGCGCTGCGGGTCGATCGTCGCGATCGGCCAGCCGCGCAACAACTTCGCGCTCGATGAAAACGCTGCGTCGACTGTCTTGATCGCGGGCGGCATCGGCATCACGCCGATGCTGTGCATGTACCGTCGCCTGCGTGAAGCC
Coding sequences within it:
- a CDS encoding FAD-dependent monooxygenase, with amino-acid sequence MLKIGIIGGGIGGLAAAIALRKAGHRVTVFEQAERFGRVGADINLTPNAVRALDGLGVGAQLRETAARPNARISRMWDTGEETSRLAMSDEAERKYGAPQLTMHRADVMTALEHSLQPGELQLGKRTVSFDQTKDSATVTLADGSTNAFDLLLGADGIHSGVRKFLFGDERPQFTGIVSYRAVVPAERLSGGDLGAFVKWWGPTDDLQIVTFPLNRGRDVFIFATTSQSDWTNESWTAPGDPDALRSAYAAFHPEAKALLAACDTVLASALYIRDPLPKWTGERMALLGDACHPMMPFMAQGAGMAIEDAVVLSRALTDVSPDGLGVALSHYERARQERTAKIQIGSRGNNWLKTGGNADWVYGYDAWSVPLA
- a CDS encoding aromatic ring-hydroxylating dioxygenase subunit alpha; this translates as MLSHEKNKLLTEVGPGTPMGDYLRRYWHPVAGVSEFDQKSVRPIRLFGEDLVLFKDLGGKFGLVQRRCPHRNADLAFGFVEQCGLRCAYHGWEFDAKGQCTHQPYEEIVDVDARLRQKTKITAYEVRAKAGMIWAYMGPAPAPELPDWEPFNYTNGFAQVVMAEIPCNWFQCQENSIDPIHFEWTHNNWTERQQDSHSEHVPTHLSTKYEEFDYGFVYKRLRAHETEQNPMWTTGRVTLWPNAFYLGHHFEWRVPIDDENTLSLLWVFNKVPKEQEPYVQEKIPSWYGPIRDENGDWITSHVANQDFAAWVGQGAITDRTKETLGASDRGIVMLRRRFFEELEAVAEGKTPKGLITDSAANHNVFLPSACRDEMLGGMTREALSAHPLLGAYLRDFIGQYGQPDHVRDAYEAAIGQKVNRARFFSVHGARQKEEAEST